From the genome of Mya arenaria isolate MELC-2E11 chromosome 5, ASM2691426v1:
CAAACACAGACACCTATTTGTCGTGACCTCACACTAATTTATATTAGTTTGCCACGCTAACTATTGTATACATTTCTTTCATATATCATACATAACTTTTGCTCTACcgataaaatatgatattgtttttgtatgtttttgtctCGAAAGAAAATCATCGTTTTCGTTTTGCTATTTTGTAGGAACTTACAGTGTATAATATGCGCATTGACTGACATGGTAAACGTGAAAGGGTACATAGATGAACAGCTTTGGAGATGTTCCATTATAATGTGCCATGATACCGTGATTCCGATCGGAAGGCAAAATGTCGGAAATGATAAAAGCCTTTCTCGTGTTGTTGCCCATTTCAAGCTTATTTTCACCAACTCTATGGCGAAAAGCCGCATCGTATTTTCGCCCTGAGTTTGAGGGTTTTTACCTTCAGATTAGTTTTTTTCGTATGTTTTTATCTTCCTTTTTTCACTTTTGCAATTTTGAGAAACAAAGGTAAGGCATATCTTGGCTATCATATCAACGGCTTCTAGGTTTCTACAGTTCGTGATTTTGTCACGACGGGATCCAGCATAAGCGCAGAGTATGGCGAGAGAAGATTTTTGCATTTGGGTTTAATGCTGTAGCGTgacactattttttttcaaaattgtttgaaaattggcATCTTACcttgatttatttacaaataaactaCTTTCTTagtatttgttaatttaatcAAACTCGCTTGACAAAGGAATAAATTTATCACAAATGGAATTAATACAACATTTGGGCACAGTAGTTTCACtgcaattttcacaattttaacGGAATTTACTACTATTTTTCGACGTGAATGGGCCGCGATTGGACGCAACGTGGCGTGGCGAATGCAACTCCTATATAATACCCGGTAGTATTGAGTGGCTATGTTATAGGGGAATCTCGAGTTTGGAAAACATTTGATTTGACTGTAAGGAATTATATTTGTTGAGAAAGTTGTAAATGAAACCAAACAATACTAACTTAATTGCAGAATATCAGTCAAGAGCTTACCAGCTGGTTGAAGATACAGCTCTTCGACTAATTCCTCACCAATGTCATTGTTAATTGAAATACTGTATACGCCGTAATCATCCATTCCAATATCCAGTACGGTCAAATTACTCGACAACTCcgttgttttaatttcatatttcctgGGCATAATTGGTAAATTAGCACACGTTGTCTTGCATTTTTTCCAGACAAACTGTGACGGCTTCGGGACTGGATACGCAAACACAGTATACTCAAGTGTTGCATGTTCATGTTGTCGAGCAGTGAAGTTAAACTTGATATCCTCGCCAGGCGGACGCCTCGGTGAACctaaaaataaagatgtttaatTTCTACTTTCGTCAACgcacaattttgtttatttttttaccattgtTATAGCTCACAGTACCTATCCAATGAGCATTactaataatattgtttgtattgtatagTCTTTCAAGTATACTAATAATATTGTATGCATTGTATAGTCTGTCAAGTAAGCAGCTGGTTATTTCATCATATAAAGTTGTTCTTAACTTACATCTAACAAACAACTTTAAGTCCTTCTTCGAAGGGATGGCATTATTATACTTATTGCTGCTATTGCATTTGTAAAGTCCAGCATCCCAGCATGTTAGGTTTTCAACGGTATACTCAAGCAGTTTTGAATTATCGACGGATCTCCTCGTTTTACCGTCTTTTCGAATATTGATAGACGCTGGAGGATTGCTATCCACGGTGCAGATTAACGTCGCTTTGCTGAACTCTGATTTTGTCACGATATCAGTTCCGCTGTTACCAGCAATTGTGAAGCTGCTTACGAATGATTCATCTGGAAAATGCATGCATTTTGCCTGTGATAATAAATTAAGTGCACATAGTGTATAAAATCATATTGAAGCTAAACGCGATATGAAAAGGAAGAAAGGAGTTCGATACAAAAGCAGGGGGAATCGATAGAAAATACTGCAGACAAATAATAAGTTTACAGATTAAAAAGcaagttttgttaaaatgttaaaggaaAAATGATGGtttctatttttttccttttcctcagatatatctgtatatagCGGTTGAAGTAATTAtcgcaaaaaaaacaacaaccaagaGCTAAGCTTCAACGACcgaacaaaatatatatgtatgataaaatactttttaagatTTGCGAAAATGTAACATACACAAAACATTTAGGTGCAAAGTTCCGTTGTGTTTTCCAATCTGTTCGTTAGATCCAGAAGGCGTCATCCGATTCGTGGCGGTACACGTATATATACCATCGTCAGATCTCTGCACAGAGCTGATATTGACAAACCTGCTGTTCCATTGCTTGTTGTCTACTGATCTCGTCCAGACAAATGATGTTTGAGAAGGGTTTCCAGGGGTGTACGAACAAGAGTAATTCAAACCTCTGTCCTCCAATATGGGATGGTCCCCAGGAAGATTTACTTGAGGTCCAACTACAGGAATAGAAATTAACATAATGAGAATACTTCAGCTTTTAAAAAGACTAACAACGGCTCAACGATACATATTAATGTCCGATTAATACCCGCACTATGGCTGTTATATCGGACCTTTTGTTGGATACTATGTggatacatttttaaaagtatgtGGTTACTTTCTAGTTTATGTTACAATACAATATTGTCATAAATATACCGTCTAGAAAAAGATAGTTGACGTTCATGATATTTACAGCGAAATAGGCGACGGAATcatgttttcattcaaaatacCAAAAGAAACTTGCGGATAACATTTCCACATGTGGAACTCttttaaagcaatttatatAAAGATACGTATGTTGTTAATGAAGTAAATGTATGTACTGCTTATATATCAATGACAATTGGACATATTATAGAGAGTAAATTGTTCACTAATATGAcgttaaataaatatcatatttcaacTAGTATCAATGTGCATTTGCGTGTTTATTCTCGACATACATGCTTATGTTTCGTGTAACAGGAGACTAAAATAAAATCGTGTGGACACGTTTTACGTTATGAGCAATTTTCATATGATTTTTATAGAAACTCTGAACTTAGATTGTAACGgaagtcatttttttattaccaTTCCAGTTTATGACatgaacacatacatgtagttaaataaGACTAcagtaaaatatgtaacatagatTGAACGGATACTTTTTAAGTTCTTCACGATTAACGATTGAAATAGTTATGCGAAAATGGCTTCAGGTTAGGAATTAAAGCGTTTcgaaatgtataaacatatattcacCATTTAAAAAGACACATTCTGTTCCGATACCGTATACTAAACATTTTGGTTACCATATTGCATCTAGTAATAGTATCATTAGCATTATTATCATCCctacttttataattattattatcattattatgataaactattattattaatatgattattattattattattattattattattattattattattattattattattattattattattatcattaaactattattatcataattctAATActaattatattgttattgttatcattatcattattattattattattattattattattattattattttattattattattattatatttcattattattatagttcattattattattattattattattattattattattattattattattattattatcattatcattattattattgttattattattattattattattattattattattattattattattattattattattattatacaagtGCTGTACATGCTTTTGTATATGCATGcatataaacattattagaaTGAATcggtattttaaatacaaacgaTAACAAATCCACTATTAAGCcacatgcaatattttttcataatcaCCAGAAGGCATTTAAAATGACATCATACAAAAAGCAACAATGGAACAGTACTGAAAAGAAACATACACAAATCACGAATTGTACAAAACATACCAGTTCCTTGTTTCTCATGGAAGagaatttcattactttttaagCCCCCTACATAGCGGTCCGACTTGTTTGTCGTAAAATGAACTAATGGCTACCAGTGTTATGGAGTTATGTTTTTAACTTATCGTAAGCGTCAATTGCTATATTGTACTGTACTCTGTAGTCCACAGATAGCAAACGATgatgtgttttaaacatttgacaTTAGTTTATCACATCTGCCATTCAGCAGCAGGTTACAATAGTCGAGTCTTGATTTTGGTCAtgttttttctgtagtttttcaaataaatattgattcgACTAGAAGTCACAAGAAATTTCTTGGTTTGAATGGTGGGGTATCGTCTATCTCAAATGACCAAAGTCAGATCGACAAACCCAGTGTTCATGCTACTCATTTTCTATCCTAAAATCTAAATCCACAATTTATGACAAATGGGGTAAGCCATATTTCAGAAACTCTAACATTTACAGAGAAAGTCGAAAGATCGGCATTGCcttttgatgttaaaatattgcTTGTGTcggtattttgttttataacatgttgTCATTCATCCAGGACACAACATTGAGACTGGAAACACCACTTTAAGCCTCGTATATGTTAGTTCAAAAGATAAGAATAGTGGTGCATCATCCGCGTAAAACATGCTCAAATATAGAATTTCAATAAATGTCACCAAACGCCTtctgatgatattgttttggGGTCCTATATCGATCCTTTGAGTATGATTCATTTCAGCACCGTAAAATCTACCTGCTTGAACACGCTTCATGGTTAATATTCCAGTCAGACTAACGTGTGGTCATTTTACTAGATATTCATTGGGAGAATGATGAAAAAGTCACTTAAGGCTTTAGACATTTCTTTATACTGTTTGTCGGAGGTTACAACAGTCTCATTCGAACCTCCAAATAATCCTTGGTTATATGAAATAAACTCTTGTGATCCGTCCAATATGCTTCAACTGTGGTCGAGTGAAATCCCTAGCACGTCTGAGTAACATATTGACATTGATTTCTGTATAAACCATGGCCAGTCATAAGCTGTTGGCATCTAAATGACTTGTGTATACACTAGACATGTTTTTGGTCTGTAGagaaacatgtatatcaatttcaGATGATAATTCGTTTGTGAAAGATTTCAAAAGCTCTTCGGCATCAGTGGAatcaaaataaaagcaaaatggTATCTTGACACTTAACCCGTGTTGTAACTAAGTCTAGAAACAAGAAATTGAATTTGATACGATGCTGTCTGTATCCCTGGTATAGGCaacatcaaatgtttaaaaaccgACATGTGTTGATAAATTAATATACTGCTACATGCAACATGATTCAAGAGTGATATTAATTTTTCCACATCCCAATCTGTTTGAATATCAACGCGTACGTTTGGATCTCCTAATAGTATATAGTTGGGGTCTCCTGTTGCATATCCGACCATGAAAAGTACCTGTAGAAGAAATACTTCTGTCTTAAGACCGTTAAGCTGTGTTGAAGATGGCATATTAACTGTCGCTAGAATTCATGAGAAGCCGGTTTCGACTTAATTGGGGTTTATATGATCAAATTTTGAGAGTCAGTGTCTTGATTCAACAATGAGAACTACCTTTTTGTATATGAGGATGACGCTCCACCAGAGCGTGGGGCGTGATTGATTTGACAGACACTTGGCAAAAGTTCTCTAAAACATGCTTTATCCACCAATGTTCCACATTTCAGTTGCAGCAGCAATGTCAAAGTTATCTGACAGTATAAactgtgttatatttttaactgATCTGTGGTAGATACATCACATATTCATATAAGTTTGTCCTTTGCTGCATTGTCAGGTTCACATTGTTTCTTGTGAATGCCGGTTTTAGGGAGCCCCTATCTACAGGGGTATAAAAATACCTAATTATTTCAGTACGACAAAAAGGTAGAATTCAGTTAACCCACTGGTATTTTTCCTAAATTGTAGAGATAACTTCTTCCATTGTGTAATCCGTGGTACGTGTTTACTCATTGCTagagaaaaaatacacttaaaatgttgaaactcgtatttaatattaagaaatcgttttaaaactaaagaagaaataaaataacaatggtAATCCATACTGAAGCACATAACGTCATTTGTGGCACATTCGTGCAATTTCATAACAATTTTCAGACTactacatgattttttttttctgctaATAATCCGAGTCCTTAATGCTGAATTTCATTCAGCAAATTGAACACATGGCGCAGTACCAGTTGTTTAGTATAATATACATACTCAACACCAAATACATCACTGGGGTAAACCCACTTATCGATGATGTTGTCTTAGCAATGCAAGACCAGTATTTTGCTTTGTAACACAGTTACTACAAGTACAACAAAACATACTTACACTGAACATCTATGACAACGCTTAAGGAGTATTGCCAGTCCCCGCCGTTCTCTGCCCTGCAGTACACGCCCACGCCATCATCGTTCCCCTGTACAGTCAACGTCAGTTTACCACTAGTCACAATCAGAGAACCACTACCTCTCGAGTATGTCTCTTTCCCGGAAGTAATTTCTATGTCATCCGCCCTGCCGGGTGTACCGTGATCCTTGTACCACTCCACGGTGGCCTGTGGGTTCCCGGCAGACGTCTCACACCGGAACTCCCGGGCGGTGTTTTTTATCACAGACACGAAGTCGACCGCCGGGAACACCATACTCACCGACGTAATACCGACTGTAAACAAAGACGTTATACGTAGCCAAATACATAAGCGTATGGTTTAACCTTTTCTGAAACGTATTAAAAAATCTCGTCAATGGCAAACGTAAATTCATTGTGCGgcattaaatgaaacactttttTGGTTCTATCGGTGAATGAGGTTATCCCTTATCTTGTGCAGATGAAATTCTACATCTTTGGTTCAAAGTAtagaaaaacaatgtaaatgtataaCTAAAAATAGTTTCGAATTTCCATCTAATCAATTATCCTTTTCTTCAAGAAATGTACATATTGAAGTTCTTCTGCACAACatagttttgttatataaatttgtataaaaaagaaCTTCTTTTCTCGAAAACGacgattttgatatttataaatcaacaaattatgGGGAAATAAAGGTTTACGGTAGAAACAAAATGTTAGCTTGAGACAGAAAtgaaactttaataaaataacaatattgtaacaatGCCCATGTGTTTAGTCAAGATAATACTAAACAATAAGTACATAAATTATAGCCTAAAAAGTGTTAAGAAAgtaagatattaaaaaaaaacaacatctatcACGTTTATTACAAAAGCAAAAGTACATAAATGATACAACGCTACTAAAtactttttcatatttgatacggagatcataaaaaaatgtgtacgTCGATAATACCTAATGGAATTAGTATAGCAATATGCTTGATACGACGATTACTCATTTTTGTTACGAATGTAATTCATACTCGTAGCGAAAATAATACCTGTGTGTGTGACGACCCTTTGATACTTGTTTCGACTGAACTACATAACTGCtcaaatttataatacataCGTGTTACGACGAAAATAAATACTCGTTACgaatttaatacatatttggtTAAATTATAAGATAGACttgttaatacaaatatacatactaCAACCATTATATTAACTTATTCTTGTTACGATGATGTACTTAATTGTTATGAagataatacacatgttacgaCGATAAATCATACTTGTTACGACTGTTATACAAAGATACAAAGCTGTTAATTCGATTAGACATATGACAGATAGTGGTTAAGATTTTTTGCTACTATTACAACATGTACTTGTTACGAATATGTTCTGCGATAaggcatatattgtttagatttGATGATCGTATTCAACAGCACTTCTAACATTGGGCAAATATGACTGCAGCCTGATAAATTACTATTGTAAAGCGTGCCGAGTCAGCTCAATGGTATCCTTATAGTAACCAGACTCGTAGAAGAACCTCATCAACTATATCTGGTGAACAAACACTGCTCAAAAGATTGTAAGGTTTTGTACGTCTCTACAAATAAGATTCAATCTGCGGAGTACATGACGTCTTTGATAAAGGTGTCCCTCAATGTAACGATGAAGGCCGTTACAGTTTTCAGCAACATCTAATTGTTGTCTGATGGCTTTGGCATCATGACGAAAATTATAACAGAAATTGTAGGCTTTAAAAACCATCATCCATCGCcttaattataaatgaaagttTAAAGCCAGTCGTTTCGAAAAAGTTTACATTACACATGTTTTCCTTCTCGATATAACACAGTGCCTAATAACAGAAAAATACATCATGGGAACTACTCTTCCCTGTGAATACCACTCTATAAGCTCCTATAgataataacaaaatcaataccatttaaaagttattatttttggAGTCTCAGGGAAGCAACAATATGAGCAAAGTATGTCTAGGTAACAACATGCTTGACAGATAAAGGAGCTTACAGACGTGACCCGTGAAAACATGGGATAAAACCCTCTTTTGGGGGAAAATTCAGAAACCTCTGCCCCTTAAGCTTCTCAACAATGTTATATAgaaaacattacatttacatgATTCAAGTATACGTACATTATTAAGTGTA
Proteins encoded in this window:
- the LOC128234054 gene encoding contactin-5-like isoform X2, encoding MELFILFGILLCGQVLSLTLSGNGTSGGFTVQENASLQLTCSSSTEVQYVNYYKRYTNKSPDTITAVGYGLSGCGTDPLPPSYLSCSCVSRKEYVCVIRTVTRQMNGDVWFCLPRGGDVNDNSGDKPIVVTIGITSVSMVFPAVDFVSVIKNTAREFRCETSAGNPQATVEWYKDHGTPGRADDIEITSGKETYSRGSGSLIVTSGKLTLTVQGNDDGVGVYCRAENGGDWQYSLSVVIDVQFGPQVNLPGDHPILEDRGLNYSCSYTPGNPSQTSFVWTRSVDNKQWNSRFVNISSVQRSDDGIYTCTATNRMTPSGSNEQIGKHNGTLHLNVLYESFVSSFTIAGNSGTDIVTKSEFSKATLICTVDSNPPASINIRKDGKTRRSVDNSKLLEYTVENLTCWDAGLYKCNSSNKYNNAIPSKKDLKLFVRCSPRRPPGEDIKFNFTARQHEHATLEYTVFAYPVPKPSQFVWKKCKTTCANLPIMPRKYEIKTTELSSNLTVLDIGMDDYGVYSISINNDIGEELVEELYLQPAGQPELPTEFHVIDEYLSETQAIVIWTPGFNNGLHQTFHLSYTKFNELTSFTTVNISHNEVEEKMNYTLNKLTPGTQYYVELFASNAEGNSMKVNVTFTTLVHQTNAVALIGGSIGDVPDVVENSTYVPVGDISPNINNSDADALYTQPNKIKASGSAAAPKKHGKKSCENKTFEDSTLDGHELQEKKKNVNKDGLVYADLDFPKPRKGQKPYIHCVGDKTVYEEVDLSQKAEPLPDSDDDEATVEIKNK
- the LOC128234054 gene encoding contactin-5-like isoform X1; this translates as MELFILFGILLCGQVLSLTLSGNGTSGGFTVQENASLQLTCSSSTEVQYVNYYKRYTNKSPDTITAVGYGLSGCGTDPLPPSYLSCSCVSRKEYVCVIRTVTRQMNGDVWFCLPRGGDVNDNSGDKPIVVTIGITSVSMVFPAVDFVSVIKNTAREFRCETSAGNPQATVEWYKDHGTPGRADDIEITSGKETYSRGSGSLIVTSGKLTLTVQGNDDGVGVYCRAENGGDWQYSLSVVIDVQFGPQVNLPGDHPILEDRGLNYSCSYTPGNPSQTSFVWTRSVDNKQWNSRFVNISSVQRSDDGIYTCTATNRMTPSGSNEQIGKHNGTLHLNVLYESFVSSFTIAGNSGTDIVTKSEFSKATLICTVDSNPPASINIRKDGKTRRSVDNSKLLEYTVENLTCWDAGLYKCNSSNKYNNAIPSKKDLKLFVRCSPRRPPGEDIKFNFTARQHEHATLEYTVFAYPVPKPSQFVWKKCKTTCANLPIMPRKYEIKTTELSSNLTVLDIGMDDYGVYSISINNDIGEELVEELYLQPAGQPELPTEFHVIDEYLSETQAIVIWTPGFNNGLHQTFHLSYTKFNELTSFTTVNISHNEVEEKMNYTLNKLTPGTQYYVELFASNAEGNSMKVNVTFTTLVHQTNAVALIGGSIGGIIFAVLIIGGVILVVKKFRKVDVPDVVENSTYVPVGDISPNINNSDADALYTQPNKIKASGSAAAPKKHGKKSCENKTFEDSTLDGHELQEKKKNVNKDGLVYADLDFPKPRKGQKPYIHCVGDKTVYEEVDLSQKAEPLPDSDDDEATVEIKNK